A stretch of DNA from Mycolicibacterium celeriflavum:
CCGCGACGCTAGCGCAGCTGGGATTTCGGCGCGCTACACATCGCTCAGCGACTGTTAGCGCGCCGAAACCGCCGTGTGCGTTTGATCGCGGCGCTCCACGCCAGCTGCGACGCGGCTTTGAGCTGGGCGGGCTTGATCAGATCGCGGCTCATCAGCGCGGCCGCGGCGGCCTTCGTCGCCGCCGAGGCCTTCGACATGTGTCCCGAGTCGAACGGCGGTTGCGGGTCGTACTCCATGGACAGCTGGATGGCCTTGGCCTTGGCCTCACCGCAGATCTGGCCGGCCAGCCACAACCCGAGATCGAGCCCGGCGGACACACCCGCTGCCGTGACAATGTGGTCGCTCTCGTGGACGATGCGTTGATCGCCGACGGGCGTGACGCCGAAGGTCTTCAGGAACGGCAGCGCCGCCCAGTGCGACGTGGCCCGTTTTCCGTCGAGCAGGCCGGCGGCCGCGAGGATCAACGCCCCGGAGCACACCGATGCGGTCCACGTCGCGCTCGGGTGCGCCTTCCGCACCCACGCCAGCAGCTTCTCGTCGCGGGCGTGCTCCATGGTGCT
This window harbors:
- a CDS encoding DJ-1/PfpI family protein, coding for MQIAIVLYPGFTALDFIGPYESLRFLPDTEVRFLWHEAGPVAADSGALLVGATHTFDETPSPDIILIPGGFSTMEHARDEKLLAWVRKAHPSATWTASVCSGALILAAAGLLDGKRATSHWAALPFLKTFGVTPVGDQRIVHESDHIVTAAGVSAGLDLGLWLAGQICGEAKAKAIQLSMEYDPQPPFDSGHMSKASAATKAAAAALMSRDLIKPAQLKAASQLAWSAAIKRTRRFRRANSR